In Sulfuracidifex metallicus DSM 6482 = JCM 9184, a single window of DNA contains:
- a CDS encoding fibronectin type III domain-containing protein, which yields MKWRYAVFAVVFSLIVISSISYASPSGFQSSTISLPEPMCGYASVYYNGSIVLIGKTTNLGSNVIEYQGGNWKPLPPMPVDLTFPSAVNYDGDIYVFGGIVSSTGEINGNVYVFNGQSWSTISQQEPDPAYGSYSFVYNGQIYIIGGFITDSAVYYATPPSTDVRVFNPSSGTWQIIGQAPYPMGGGGYVFNGTDMIVVGGYLGGYSASYTRNVTVYDPSSNSWYQLPQFPLQVGYTAVGYLNGVVFVVGGLMFTTLGLVFGRIYYLDHGAWYRSYNYENPSLAQSSYLQVGDQLYVIGGLNQDTSLMSSVVDVITLNAPPTTPRQPVVIFGNETAIVQWNPVNYSTGYYLRLNGNGGSTTLNVGNVTEYKLTGLNDGERYSVSVMAYNKAGNSSWSIPDYFTPLAVPNPPVIDNLKLGDHNVTVDFHGPSFNGGSQIMGYYLVLSNSTFSMVVKLPVTSNNFTFVHLVNGSSYTLSILDYNSLGNSSPTTVTFVGIDKPRLSLFSFNTPNGVDLRLGFNFYSNYTIYVYSGHKLIDVENFTNVSEELIKLPFGTYKFVVMVKNPAGYANSSILVNYYLPPSVPLVFVEVNHGNLTVDMPSSSDVSLYKIYLDGKLEYNGNGTTFTTMIKPNETYNLSVIAVNPLGSSAPFTMSVFYPFTSSNVTQHVTVSHNIIPTFKATDPSLPIVDSVSIIVLTISVLWIIQVILKKEAETKEKGTN from the coding sequence ATGAAATGGCGGTATGCCGTATTTGCGGTTGTCTTCTCTTTGATTGTCATAAGCTCGATTTCTTATGCTTCTCCAAGCGGGTTTCAATCATCTACCATATCGTTACCTGAACCAATGTGCGGTTACGCCTCAGTTTATTATAACGGATCTATAGTTCTAATTGGTAAAACCACTAACCTCGGAAGTAACGTGATCGAATATCAAGGAGGAAATTGGAAGCCTTTACCTCCAATGCCAGTTGATCTAACCTTCCCGTCAGCAGTGAACTACGACGGTGATATTTACGTATTTGGAGGTATAGTGTCTTCAACGGGGGAGATAAACGGCAACGTTTATGTATTTAACGGTCAAAGCTGGTCAACAATTTCTCAGCAGGAGCCGGACCCTGCTTATGGCTCTTATTCCTTTGTGTACAACGGACAAATTTACATAATTGGAGGTTTCATAACTGATTCGGCTGTCTATTACGCTACGCCGCCGTCAACTGATGTGAGAGTATTTAATCCGTCTTCAGGTACTTGGCAGATAATAGGTCAAGCACCATATCCTATGGGAGGTGGAGGATACGTATTTAATGGTACTGACATGATAGTTGTGGGAGGCTATCTAGGAGGATATTCTGCATCATACACCAGAAACGTAACAGTTTATGATCCGTCTTCAAATTCTTGGTACCAACTTCCGCAGTTTCCTCTGCAGGTAGGTTACACGGCAGTAGGTTACTTAAACGGTGTAGTCTTCGTTGTTGGAGGCTTAATGTTCACAACGTTAGGACTAGTATTCGGAAGAATATATTACCTAGACCATGGAGCTTGGTATCGCTCTTACAATTACGAGAATCCCTCATTAGCTCAATCGTCTTATCTTCAAGTTGGGGATCAGCTATACGTTATCGGAGGCTTAAATCAAGATACGAGTCTGATGTCATCGGTAGTTGACGTTATCACATTGAACGCACCTCCAACCACTCCACGTCAGCCTGTAGTCATATTTGGTAATGAGACAGCCATTGTTCAATGGAACCCAGTTAATTATAGCACGGGTTACTATCTAAGGCTGAACGGCAATGGTGGTTCAACTACGCTGAATGTTGGTAATGTAACCGAATACAAGTTAACAGGGCTTAACGATGGAGAGAGATACTCCGTGAGTGTGATGGCTTATAACAAAGCAGGAAACAGTTCATGGTCGATTCCAGATTACTTCACGCCTTTAGCCGTCCCAAATCCCCCGGTTATAGATAATCTAAAGTTGGGCGATCACAACGTCACAGTTGACTTTCACGGGCCCTCCTTCAACGGTGGATCTCAGATCATGGGCTACTATTTGGTTTTAAGTAATTCCACGTTCAGCATGGTGGTTAAATTACCCGTGACTTCTAATAACTTTACATTCGTTCATCTGGTCAACGGTTCTTCTTATACTCTGTCAATTCTCGATTACAATTCCTTGGGAAATAGTTCTCCTACTACAGTTACCTTCGTGGGCATTGATAAACCAAGACTTTCCTTGTTCTCTTTTAACACTCCAAACGGAGTGGATCTGAGGTTGGGTTTCAATTTTTACTCAAATTATACAATTTATGTATATTCAGGGCATAAGTTAATAGATGTTGAGAATTTCACTAACGTCTCAGAGGAGTTAATTAAGCTTCCATTTGGTACTTACAAGTTTGTGGTGATGGTAAAGAACCCTGCAGGATATGCAAATTCCTCAATATTGGTTAACTACTATCTACCTCCATCTGTTCCTTTAGTCTTCGTGGAAGTAAACCATGGAAATCTTACTGTGGACATGCCTTCCAGCAGTGACGTATCTCTATATAAGATCTATTTAGATGGTAAATTGGAGTACAATGGAAATGGAACAACTTTTACCACTATGATTAAACCCAACGAAACCTATAATCTGAGCGTCATAGCCGTTAACCCACTAGGTTCATCTGCCCCATTTACCATGTCAGTATTCTATCCTTTCACGTCGTCTAACGTAACTCAACACGTCACGGTTTCTCACAACATTATCCCCACATTTAAGGCAACGGATCCATCTCTTCCAATAGTGGATAGCGTTTCGATTATCGTGCTCACTATATCAGTTCTCTGGATAATTCAGGTTATATTGAAGAAAGAAGCTGAAACAAAAGAAAAAGGCACAAATTGA
- a CDS encoding nuclease — translation MTETNSFANTLKDKYAKLWTLTSIREDIARKWLMLSLNLNENDIVTNGIGVMSTEKIDQTWEGDPKKKYDFYIPKFNMYIDITGTQFTKRQSSSRLHGMDLKGSYVAVLGVKYAVGLVLQQYYKGKAVIANIADNEGEIRFITVDYINLLKKKGIAISTKEFAKGENEYILVPWKEFWKPSRFKTWLRTLVK, via the coding sequence ATGACCGAAACTAATTCTTTTGCTAATACATTAAAAGATAAATACGCTAAGCTTTGGACTCTTACTAGCATAAGAGAAGACATAGCCCGTAAGTGGTTAATGCTGTCTCTTAATCTTAATGAAAATGATATAGTAACGAACGGCATAGGCGTAATGAGTACAGAGAAAATAGACCAGACGTGGGAAGGCGACCCTAAGAAGAAATACGATTTCTACATTCCTAAATTTAACATGTATATTGATATAACTGGCACTCAGTTCACAAAGAGACAAAGCAGCTCTAGGTTACATGGAATGGACTTGAAGGGAAGTTATGTAGCAGTCTTAGGAGTAAAATATGCAGTAGGCTTAGTTTTACAACAATACTATAAAGGAAAAGCAGTTATAGCAAATATAGCGGATAATGAGGGCGAAATAAGATTCATAACAGTAGACTACATAAATTTGTTGAAGAAGAAGGGCATAGCCATAAGCACTAAAGAGTTTGCTAAAGGTGAAAATGAGTATATTTTAGTTCCCTGGAAGGAGTTTTGGAAGCCTTCTAGGTTTAAGACTTGGCTCAGAACTCTAGTTAAGTAA
- a CDS encoding ArsR family transcriptional regulator has protein sequence MKRLISLSGEILCILKEGNLNVSELIDKLNSGPNKHSATTISNHLNYLKEENLVKIIPQDGMKRIQLTEKGKLIAELLEKINQITEIEVQNQ, from the coding sequence ATGAAACGCCTAATCTCTCTTTCGGGGGAAATCTTATGTATATTAAAAGAAGGTAATCTAAACGTTTCAGAACTAATAGATAAATTGAACTCAGGCCCAAACAAACATAGTGCTACAACCATATCTAACCATTTGAATTATCTAAAGGAAGAAAACCTAGTTAAAATAATTCCACAAGATGGAATGAAGAGAATACAATTAACAGAAAAAGGTAAGCTAATAGCTGAGCTTCTAGAAAAAATCAATCAGATAACTGAAATAGAGGTGCAGAATCAATGA
- a CDS encoding helix-turn-helix domain-containing protein, with protein sequence MSLDINERTKSLLSTPLLVLLLIDKAGEASISDLIRTSKGMSASTITRYVKELNDLGLIEIETTRSSVGTEKKIIRITQKGKEIINNIKKLNEILS encoded by the coding sequence ATGAGCCTAGATATAAATGAAAGAACAAAGTCATTACTTTCAACCCCCTTACTTGTTCTTTTATTGATTGATAAAGCTGGGGAAGCTAGTATATCAGATCTAATAAGAACATCAAAAGGTATGTCAGCGAGTACTATAACAAGATATGTTAAAGAATTGAATGATCTAGGCTTAATAGAAATAGAGACTACACGATCTTCAGTAGGTACAGAGAAGAAGATAATCAGAATAACACAGAAGGGCAAGGAAATAATCAATAATATTAAGAAGCTAAATGAAATACTATCATAA
- a CDS encoding ribbon-helix-helix protein, CopG family, with the protein MLRVVTFKVEVDLLEQLDRYAMRYGLNRSEAIRKAIEKVVNEELSKDTVPQGKVEKIRL; encoded by the coding sequence ATGTTACGAGTAGTAACCTTCAAAGTAGAAGTGGATCTACTGGAACAACTAGATCGTTATGCCATGAGATATGGTCTGAACCGAAGCGAAGCGATCAGAAAGGCCATAGAAAAGGTTGTCAACGAAGAGTTAAGTAAGGATACAGTACCTCAGGGGAAGGTTGAGAAAATCAGGTTATAG
- a CDS encoding C166 family protein — protein MGTKLVIYVLIFDVVLSLMVGAYGGLGAPSIPPEPSVGQAQAIAGSIIWSAGIPAITLIPSFSIAGSTFPGLTLPSITFFVISFGWLWPIILVFQWIAWVFSSIASVIGYILSIFTGSVSLLSGVPVLGPFLAVFTLLINLVLVWEIIKLIRGYGP, from the coding sequence ATGGGGACTAAGTTAGTCATCTACGTGCTGATATTCGATGTAGTCCTTTCCCTCATGGTAGGCGCATACGGAGGGCTAGGAGCTCCGTCCATACCGCCAGAGCCATCAGTAGGCCAAGCGCAAGCTATTGCCGGATCAATAATATGGTCTGCTGGAATTCCCGCCATCACCCTGATACCTTCATTCTCAATAGCAGGGTCCACGTTCCCGGGTCTAACCCTCCCCTCCATCACGTTCTTCGTCATATCCTTCGGTTGGCTTTGGCCCATCATACTAGTTTTCCAGTGGATAGCGTGGGTGTTCAGCAGCATAGCATCAGTGATAGGATATATACTGAGCATATTCACGGGTTCGGTTTCGCTATTGTCGGGTGTGCCTGTATTGGGACCTTTCCTAGCAGTTTTCACGCTCCTGATCAACCTAGTGCTGGTATGGGAAATCATCAAGCTGATAAGGGGTTATGGACCATGA
- a CDS encoding ArsR family transcriptional regulator, translating to MNANIIRGEVKRRKILRLLAENYVLSASLLSHTLLLSYGAVLYHLRILRDQQLIEMWKEGEKVYVKLKENTKLMKS from the coding sequence ATGAACGCAAACATCATAAGGGGCGAAGTGAAGAGAAGGAAGATTCTGCGCCTCCTAGCTGAGAATTATGTGCTGTCAGCCTCACTTCTTTCTCATACGCTCCTACTTTCATATGGTGCGGTTTTGTACCATCTAAGGATACTACGCGATCAACAGCTCATAGAGATGTGGAAGGAAGGTGAGAAAGTTTATGTGAAGTTGAAAGAGAACACAAAGTTAATGAAGAGTTAA
- a CDS encoding VP1/VP3 family protein, translated as MSLVAKLKKKHEEEEQEEQEEKAIWASPPKQRTRKLKIRRAAALNIGLLIGLFVFILIGIVLLPVITSEVSGLTSGTAAQVTGTNATVLNLVPLFYILVLVIVPAVIMFKLYQGRD; from the coding sequence ATGAGTCTCGTAGCAAAGTTAAAGAAAAAACACGAGGAAGAGGAACAAGAGGAACAAGAGGAAAAAGCAATATGGGCAAGTCCACCCAAACAGAGGACCAGAAAATTAAAGATAAGAAGGGCTGCAGCCCTCAACATAGGGCTCCTGATAGGGCTCTTCGTCTTTATCCTTATTGGTATCGTCCTTTTGCCAGTAATCACCAGTGAAGTTTCCGGGCTTACCTCTGGGACCGCAGCGCAAGTAACTGGAACAAACGCTACCGTCTTGAACCTGGTGCCTTTATTCTATATCCTAGTATTGGTGATAGTACCAGCTGTGATAATGTTCAAACTATACCAAGGCAGAGACTAG
- a CDS encoding DUF5493 family protein yields MTVVGDSVYIIGILVPLITAFFRNVLAHAVGIVFGTVGMLVFFGGFTDVAIGSASFIFAILPLMLTLINVGMMVQWASEDRW; encoded by the coding sequence ATGACAGTAGTAGGGGATAGTGTATATATAATCGGGATTCTGGTACCCCTAATAACTGCGTTTTTTAGGAACGTCTTGGCACATGCAGTAGGCATAGTATTCGGTACCGTGGGTATGCTAGTATTCTTCGGTGGGTTCACTGACGTAGCGATAGGGTCCGCTTCTTTCATTTTCGCGATACTGCCTCTCATGTTGACGTTGATAAACGTGGGAATGATGGTCCAGTGGGCTAGCGAAGACAGGTGGTGA
- a CDS encoding B277 family protein yields the protein MTEAKSYEDEIRSAQSLDYLNQVYEAASKSITDKKELRRIYKAYQKRQFELKYKHFKELKQELAQRKKGINKQKVDVQVHVRKSIRRSLLVSAEHYILKFIIKENEVVMVFMKRVKLVEREGYLIVEDKKAKESWIVSSEPFLMTRGQIRKRMVAVHFVTTSFPYTLAVELDEKAKAINVKAPNGPHTLYSIMEGKLIEQVMRSTSARDIIDLIIGAMIGLGFGMAIGIMIAHGLFAPTAAAHAVNATVVHHNVTNTTTFTIPHNATGGKT from the coding sequence ATGACTGAAGCAAAATCGTACGAAGACGAGATAAGGAGCGCTCAGTCCCTAGATTACCTGAATCAGGTCTATGAGGCAGCATCTAAGAGCATCACCGATAAGAAAGAGTTAAGGAGGATATACAAGGCATACCAAAAGAGACAATTCGAATTAAAGTACAAACATTTCAAGGAACTGAAACAAGAACTAGCGCAGAGGAAGAAAGGAATAAACAAGCAAAAAGTGGACGTCCAAGTCCATGTAAGGAAGTCCATAAGACGGTCCCTCCTGGTTTCAGCTGAACACTACATTTTGAAGTTCATAATAAAAGAAAACGAAGTGGTAATGGTCTTCATGAAGAGAGTGAAGCTAGTAGAAAGGGAAGGCTACCTCATAGTAGAGGATAAAAAGGCTAAGGAGTCGTGGATAGTCTCGTCGGAACCTTTCCTCATGACTAGGGGTCAGATCAGGAAGAGGATGGTAGCCGTCCACTTCGTTACTACATCTTTCCCTTATACACTTGCGGTTGAACTCGACGAGAAGGCCAAGGCAATCAACGTAAAGGCGCCAAATGGACCTCATACCCTCTATTCCATCATGGAGGGCAAGCTAATCGAGCAGGTCATGAGGTCCACGTCAGCCAGGGACATCATAGACCTAATAATAGGGGCCATGATCGGGTTAGGCTTCGGCATGGCGATCGGGATCATGATAGCACACGGACTTTTCGCTCCTACAGCTGCAGCCCACGCAGTGAACGCTACCGTGGTCCATCACAACGTAACAAACACGACAACTTTCACCATACCGCACAACGCAACCGGTGGTAAGACGTGA
- a CDS encoding zonular occludens toxin domain-containing protein: protein MAELLWLAQKIVEAYKNMGFVSAVIFGPQGTGKTTYAFKVARDVEFAIRGLQTKDEAWKYVKFFFELPDALEYLEEITERNERIPYIIFDDASIWLSKYYWYKDYMKMFYSYYALIRSRVSAVIFTTPAPDDLAYFLREKGWYQIKIVWNNKKRKIAMAQLYEKEFARDTRGEFTTKSTHKAIDYFKVELPNDFYNNYLMKRKAKELDLLSQIRVSLSRMREENKAVPE, encoded by the coding sequence ATGGCTGAGTTACTATGGTTGGCCCAAAAAATAGTCGAAGCTTACAAGAACATGGGATTCGTAAGTGCGGTCATATTCGGTCCACAAGGCACTGGTAAGACAACTTACGCGTTCAAAGTAGCACGTGATGTAGAATTCGCGATTCGTGGTTTGCAAACAAAAGATGAAGCGTGGAAATATGTGAAGTTCTTTTTCGAATTACCTGACGCTTTAGAATACCTGGAGGAAATAACTGAAAGGAATGAGCGTATACCCTACATAATATTTGATGACGCGTCGATTTGGCTCAGTAAATATTATTGGTATAAGGATTACATGAAGATGTTTTATTCTTATTACGCACTTATCAGGTCCAGAGTTTCCGCCGTGATATTTACGACACCCGCGCCTGACGACCTAGCGTATTTCCTGAGGGAAAAAGGATGGTATCAGATAAAGATAGTATGGAATAATAAGAAGAGGAAAATCGCCATGGCACAACTATACGAAAAAGAATTTGCACGCGATACTCGTGGCGAATTTACAACAAAATCCACTCACAAAGCGATAGATTATTTCAAAGTTGAGTTGCCAAACGACTTTTACAACAATTACTTGATGAAGAGAAAAGCGAAAGAATTAGATCTGTTATCGCAAATCAGAGTTTCACTAAGCAGAATGAGAGAGGAAAATAAGGCAGTTCCAGAGTAG
- a CDS encoding integrase, which produces MVANLRQYVTPGNIKAFYEYLVNERKVTQYTAKKYILEVNKPYHDTAVSQKVYRLLAKFLASRGIISEDFEEKILKLIKVKRTNADIYIPSVEEIKKTLQIAKEYSENVYFIYRIALESGARMSEVLKVLREPEKDICDVGDTPTTPILCYYPLNWTRGYKGSFYIFHITPLRKIEMTEWAVNSFEKKYKDAVNIKYFRKFVATKMAELGIPLDVIDFIQGRKPTRILTQHYVSLFGIAKEHYKKYAEWLRQNI; this is translated from the coding sequence TTGGTTGCCAATTTACGACAGTATGTAACACCCGGCAACATTAAGGCTTTCTATGAATATTTAGTAAATGAACGGAAAGTAACTCAATATACTGCTAAAAAGTATATATTAGAAGTAAATAAGCCTTATCACGATACTGCAGTTTCTCAAAAGGTCTATCGATTATTAGCTAAATTCTTAGCTTCACGTGGAATAATTTCAGAGGACTTTGAAGAGAAAATACTAAAGTTAATTAAGGTAAAGAGGACTAATGCCGATATTTATATTCCGTCAGTTGAGGAAATTAAGAAGACATTACAGATAGCGAAAGAGTATAGCGAAAACGTATACTTCATCTATCGTATTGCCTTAGAGAGCGGTGCCAGAATGTCTGAAGTCCTCAAAGTTTTGAGAGAACCAGAGAAAGATATATGCGACGTAGGGGATACCCCTACAACCCCAATCCTATGTTATTATCCCTTAAACTGGACTCGTGGTTACAAAGGGTCCTTCTATATTTTCCACATAACGCCGTTACGTAAGATAGAAATGACCGAATGGGCGGTAAATAGTTTCGAAAAGAAATACAAAGACGCCGTAAACATAAAGTACTTCCGTAAGTTCGTCGCGACGAAAATGGCGGAACTAGGAATTCCTCTCGACGTTATCGACTTTATCCAGGGCAGAAAGCCGACACGCATTCTTACGCAACATTACGTTTCGCTTTTCGGCATAGCGAAAGAGCATTACAAAAAATACGCGGAATGGCTAAGACAGAATATTTAA
- a CDS encoding serine/threonine protein kinase: MDEGKGKRGSGVFHEENSSLVEVKHFIYPKYCKSIEDELLNAGIKELLSEGKVKINDVMVIGKGKSGIVAMMDNERVVKIRRTDSPKPSMEQECSYQRNAFPVSPKVFSCGKNFIVMQRINGYMFPRKPSVEEVKLALIAARNLELLHVQHKEIARPWKNVMIDKDRAFILDYDSATFKPSPNNVSKILSSFKETRELSIKYSKREIDFNKLLELINLYF; the protein is encoded by the coding sequence ATGGATGAAGGAAAAGGGAAGAGGGGAAGTGGGGTCTTTCATGAGGAAAACTCCTCCTTGGTTGAGGTAAAACACTTCATCTATCCTAAGTACTGTAAATCCATCGAAGACGAACTTTTGAACGCAGGAATAAAGGAACTTCTATCTGAAGGCAAAGTAAAGATTAATGACGTTATGGTCATCGGCAAAGGGAAGAGCGGAATAGTAGCAATGATGGACAACGAAAGGGTTGTGAAAATAAGGAGAACCGATTCACCCAAGCCTTCCATGGAACAGGAATGTTCCTATCAGAGAAATGCATTTCCGGTTTCACCGAAGGTGTTTTCCTGTGGCAAAAACTTCATCGTAATGCAGCGTATAAATGGATACATGTTTCCAAGGAAGCCGTCCGTGGAGGAGGTGAAACTTGCATTAATAGCTGCAAGAAATCTAGAGCTATTACATGTACAACACAAGGAAATAGCAAGACCTTGGAAGAACGTTATGATAGACAAAGATAGAGCATTCATATTGGATTATGACTCGGCTACCTTTAAACCTTCACCAAATAATGTAAGCAAAATACTTTCTTCATTCAAAGAAACTAGAGAACTATCTATAAAATATTCTAAAAGAGAGATAGATTTTAACAAACTTTTAGAATTAATAAACCTTTACTTTTAA
- the cca gene encoding CCA tRNA nucleotidyltransferase yields the protein MKSYILSDLKRQVLARIKPTPQDREKIESHLKPILERINGMEYMIQGSFAKDTWLKGSSDVDVFILFDKESKNRMEEIVNELETKMSGYQTEKAYAEHPYLIVKDGFIEVDLVPAVKVESGDQIVTAVDRTPFHTRFVNSRLSDQQKDEVRVLKQFMKGIGVYGAEIKVMGFSGYICELLVANYGSFENVMEEASKWKPQVRIDLMGESKKNFDEPLVIVDPVDPKRNAAAAVSMKSLATFSFASKLFIEKPSLNFFFPPEVEGEPLGDIMIVEIKIEENVAKDVIWGQVVKTVERIRKELSNAGFRIIDVGAWEEGNIINIGIELEERKIGKYYKSQGPPFFIEGSLDFAKKNQYVWIGEDGRLYSVKERRFTDPEEIVKLSISIKVKHEINIKWMKEKGRGEVGSFMRKTPPWLR from the coding sequence ATGAAGAGTTACATTCTGTCGGACTTAAAGAGACAAGTCTTAGCTAGGATAAAACCTACTCCTCAGGACAGGGAAAAGATAGAGAGTCATCTGAAACCCATCCTGGAGAGAATAAACGGAATGGAATACATGATACAAGGGTCCTTCGCCAAGGACACTTGGCTTAAAGGGTCAAGCGACGTTGACGTATTTATCCTTTTCGACAAGGAAAGCAAGAACAGAATGGAGGAGATAGTTAACGAGCTAGAAACAAAGATGTCGGGCTATCAGACGGAGAAGGCTTACGCTGAGCACCCTTACCTCATAGTGAAGGATGGCTTTATAGAGGTTGATCTAGTTCCCGCCGTTAAGGTTGAGAGCGGCGATCAGATAGTGACAGCCGTGGACAGAACGCCATTCCATACACGTTTCGTCAATTCTCGTCTAAGCGATCAACAGAAGGATGAAGTAAGGGTACTTAAACAATTTATGAAGGGTATAGGGGTTTACGGAGCTGAGATAAAAGTGATGGGATTCTCAGGATACATATGCGAGCTCTTGGTAGCCAATTACGGTTCCTTCGAAAACGTTATGGAGGAAGCCTCTAAGTGGAAGCCTCAAGTAAGGATAGACCTAATGGGAGAAAGCAAGAAGAATTTCGATGAACCCTTAGTGATTGTTGATCCTGTTGATCCCAAGAGGAATGCTGCAGCTGCAGTATCAATGAAAAGTTTAGCTACTTTTTCCTTTGCCTCTAAGCTTTTCATAGAAAAGCCGTCGCTGAACTTTTTCTTTCCCCCTGAAGTTGAGGGAGAACCGCTTGGAGACATTATGATAGTGGAAATCAAGATTGAGGAAAATGTAGCTAAGGACGTAATATGGGGTCAGGTTGTTAAGACAGTTGAAAGAATAAGAAAAGAGCTTTCAAATGCAGGATTTAGGATAATTGACGTAGGTGCATGGGAGGAGGGAAATATAATAAACATTGGAATAGAGCTGGAGGAAAGAAAAATAGGTAAATACTATAAATCGCAAGGTCCTCCTTTCTTCATTGAGGGTTCATTAGACTTCGCTAAAAAGAATCAATACGTTTGGATCGGAGAAGATGGAAGGCTTTATTCGGTGAAGGAACGTAGATTTACTGATCCAGAAGAAATCGTTAAATTATCTATTTCAATAAAGGTAAAACACGAGATTAACATAAAATGGATGAAGGAAAAGGGAAGAGGGGAAGTGGGGTCTTTCATGAGGAAAACTCCTCCTTGGTTGAGGTAA
- the thpR gene encoding RNA 2',3'-cyclic phosphodiesterase has product MRLFIAVDVPLSQKIKDLLKEIDKSGADVKTVEPENLHLTLLFIGEKREDDLKTIEEIMNSLKGQNSFSASARGVGFFPNLDRPRVIWIGIEDHGNLSEIRKQLVNSFKERKITFDDRNEFSPHLTLGRIRSPRGIENIKRIWEERKYEDFGNFKVDKVMLFKSILTPRGPIYEELHSVGLKETSLS; this is encoded by the coding sequence ATGAGATTATTTATCGCAGTAGATGTTCCACTAAGTCAGAAAATTAAAGACCTTTTAAAGGAAATAGACAAAAGCGGAGCAGACGTGAAGACGGTGGAACCAGAAAATTTACATTTAACCCTACTTTTCATAGGCGAAAAGAGAGAGGATGATCTGAAAACGATAGAGGAAATAATGAATAGCCTGAAGGGACAAAACAGCTTCTCCGCTTCGGCTAGAGGAGTAGGTTTCTTTCCAAACTTAGATAGACCTAGAGTGATCTGGATAGGAATAGAGGATCATGGTAATTTATCAGAGATCAGGAAGCAATTAGTTAATAGTTTCAAAGAAAGGAAGATTACCTTCGATGACAGGAACGAGTTCTCCCCACATTTAACGCTGGGTAGAATAAGATCTCCAAGGGGAATAGAAAACATAAAGAGAATTTGGGAAGAGAGAAAGTACGAAGACTTCGGTAACTTCAAGGTAGACAAGGTGATGCTTTTCAAGAGCATATTAACTCCAAGGGGACCCATTTATGAAGAGTTACATTCTGTCGGACTTAAAGAGACAAGTCTTAGCTAG
- a CDS encoding AAA family ATPase — MKVLLIAGMPGSGKSLFSNLMKEKGAKVIVMSDVVRKRFSQDGKPGERLMDYAKRLRTIYGNGVVARLSVEEMGSPSPMVVFDGVRSLEEVEEFRNLLQGNEIYLVSIHSPPSIRYERILNRMRPDDSKDLSLIKLRDKEELEFGLGGVIAMSDYILTNTSSIAEFKSQCEEFIKKVLKFG; from the coding sequence ATTAAAGTCCTATTAATAGCTGGAATGCCGGGATCTGGAAAGAGTCTGTTCTCCAATCTAATGAAGGAGAAAGGAGCGAAGGTTATAGTCATGAGTGACGTTGTTCGTAAAAGGTTCAGTCAAGACGGAAAACCTGGCGAGAGACTCATGGATTACGCCAAGAGACTCAGGACAATATATGGAAATGGAGTTGTGGCAAGGTTAAGCGTGGAGGAGATGGGTTCTCCATCTCCTATGGTAGTGTTTGACGGCGTGAGAAGCCTCGAAGAAGTCGAGGAATTCAGGAACCTGCTTCAGGGGAATGAGATCTACTTAGTTTCAATTCACTCTCCTCCTTCAATTAGATATGAAAGAATATTAAACAGAATGAGACCCGACGATTCGAAGGACTTATCACTCATAAAGTTGAGGGATAAAGAAGAGCTTGAATTCGGTCTTGGAGGCGTAATTGCCATGTCTGATTATATCTTAACGAATACGTCGTCAATAGCGGAGTTTAAGAGTCAATGCGAGGAATTTATTAAGAAGGTGTTGAAGTTTGGATAA